The following proteins are co-located in the Plasmodium vinckei vinckei genome assembly, chromosome: PVVCY_11 genome:
- a CDS encoding CIR protein PIR protein encodes MAQSNHTIKDVYNDIFTINDYFYETENGQLIDNTNSNDLIHKYCHYDNHSGNGKCNDYFQRVSSAIIHLLEMLKDKLDSKYDKLAEYAILWLSYKLNEKPKDKLTDLNKFYTQYIEKNNDYNKNINGDDNMTYKNIIDKKKYLMNIKEISKFNDPFGMLLSLYYLINNKKLNCTNYLEKANEFADQFKNLNKDSNNTKDSPFIQILSTLSNDYENIKNIYHEKKSCEFPSLSKIEPKEIPVKNSEKGSGQSLGVTFEVTSSSSSILNTIIPGLSTFAIPVFLGVAYKYSLFGIDKLFQRQYIRNKLKKTKKKMELNI; translated from the exons ATGGCACAGTCAAATCATACTATTAAGGATGTg taTAATGACATTTTTACGATAAATGACTATTTTTATGAGACGGAGAATGGTCAATTAATAGATAATACAAACAGCAATGATTTAATCCACAAATATTGTCATTACGATAATCACTCAGGAAATGGTAAATGTaatgattattttcaaagGGTTAGTTCTGCTATTATTCATTTGTTAGAAATGTTAAAGGACAAATTAGattcaaaatatgataaactTGCCGAATACGCTATTTTATGGTTAAGTTATAAACTAAATGAAAAGCCAAAGGATAAATTGAccgatttaaataaattttatactcaatatatagaaaaaaataatgattataataagaatataaatggtgatgataatatgacttataagaatattatagataaaaaaaaatatttgatgaatattaaagaaatatcaaaatttaATGATCCATTTGGGATGTTATTATcattgtattatttaattaacaataaaaaactGAATTGCACAAACTATTTGGAAAAAGCTAATGAATTTGCTGATCAATTTAAAAACCTCAATAAAGATtctaataatacaaaagaCAGTCCatttattcaaatattatCTACATTATCAAAtgattatgaaaatataaaaaatatatatcatgaAAAGAAATCTTGCGAATTTCCATCTCTTTCAAAAATAGAACCTAAAGAAATTCCTGTAAAAAATTCTGAAAAAGGTTCTGGACAATCATTGGGGGTCACTTTTGAAGTTACATCATCAAGTTCGTCGATATTAAACACTATAATTCCAGGTTTATCGACATTTGCAATACCGGTTTTCTTGGGAGTTGCTTATAAg tattcattatttggaattgataaattatttcaaagacaatatataagaaacaaattaaaaaaaacaaagaagaaaatggaACTTAATATATGA
- a CDS encoding fam-a protein has protein sequence MNKFYIQIVFFLLSIFIYVNNKTLATELAPEENTKTKEETKTKPKRRYPTPEEIYEKNKQLLCTDPKEIENAVELMNEAIIHLAYHATSKDDYELCESNLSYNNTFSKKKHGDTVVQRISFIYHVHTYNAITNILWDPALANKFNNSSVKRKIARVYNPNLVIIQQRYKSWFASEIFLCFSCKISEKKTIIVMTSANINDHNSKNKHSYKNTIIENANLFTTDINSENDIRRGKLKKTFVNIAGYLIEKKGLYINITYLESIDGHTSNYEDLIKVRYLNKFFHYKKKWLL, from the exons atgaataaattttatattcaaattgttttttttcttttaagcATCTTCATATAtgtgaataataaaacccTTGCAACTGAGCTGGCTCCAGaagaaaatacaaaaacaaaagaagAAACAAAAACCAAACCAAAAAGACGTTATCCTAC TCCAGAAGagatatatgaaaaaaacaagcAACTATTATGTACTGATCCCAaagaaatagaaaatgCAGTCGAACTTATGAACGAAGCTATAATACATTTAGCATATCATGCTACAAGTAAAGATGATTATGAATTATGTGAATCAAATCTAtcttataataatacttttagtaaaaaaaaacatggaGATACAGTTGTTCAAAGAATtagttttatatatcatGTCCATACG TATAATGCAATAACAAACATATTATGGGATCCTGCTCTTGCAAATAAGTTCAATAATAGCTCTGTTAAAA gaAAAATTGCCCGTGTGTACAACCCAAATTTAGTGATAATACAGCAACGTTACAAAAGTTGGTTTGCCtcagaaatatttttatgctttAGCTGCAAA atatcagaaaaaaaaactataatTGTCATGACCTCagcaaatataaatgatcacaacagtaaaaataagcattcgtataaaaatacaataataGAAAATGCAAATTTATTCACAACTGACATTAATTctgaaaatgatattagAAGAggaaaattgaaaaaaacatttgtTAACATAGCTGGATACCtcattgaaaaaaaaggcctttatattaatatcaCTTATCTCGAATCT aTTGATGGGCATACTTCCAATTATGAAGATTTAATTAAAGTAAggtatttaaataaattttttcattataaaaaaaaatggctTTTGTAA
- a CDS encoding CIR protein PIR protein — MDHKLMCKYLNIADSYFNGKDVKTKIINKDPTINGFCNNGVCKTNEDGINALIAYIIMNFKWSIKDEEYNKYDEYLLMWLSDKLFKIHNESKDKDNEITLNKAYDTYLKNHKVKFNYWTLFYNIESLKEANLWYMSEFYKLLDKICKTITDYEKNRDEITNLITNSTECSNQYISIYNDIHKCRSYRDLLNKLKGIYDDFRNYAIKETDSKINLETNLKKFTKPGGGEMDAVRGFKSYKFNHSNCKSLHKKITTSKPTDPPGLPSSSEEIQPPQPLKQLKDNQRETSQPYLSKQELKNDQTISDIPPEGVSGSEQDNSDSAPVGKENQSTPREPFNTGSFIFRNSLKGIDQLNNGLKFYEKKKEQLTNAKDTIKNLYNTSVSNVKKFFEKFSDFFNDIIDNVSKDYKKVENPPDSGDNQSGSDGTGDTPPTPNGPSSPKKDSEQTQNPPQNSPSFTEQNETDKSSEESSGNQDSDQNDKGPQKTVEGSVIKKEDPVNEVKGNGTIGIDDIFIFKEFKKIGIPIIVIIISITLAIMYKFLVFERRKKLKRKKMKKSTNLFGVNKTT; from the exons ATGGATCACAAACTAATG TGTAAATATCTTAATATAGCTGATAGTTATTTTAATGGTAAAGATGTCAAAACGAAGATAATTAACAAAGACCCAACCATCAACGGATTTTGTAATAATGGTGTTtgtaaaacaaatgaagATGGCATTAATGCTTTGAtcgcatatataattatgaattTCAAATGGTCAATAAAAGATGAAgagtataataaatatgatgaatatttattgatGTGGCTAAgtgataaattatttaagaTACACAACGAAAGCAAAGACAAAGACAACGAAATTACTTTAAATAAGGCTTAtgatacatatttaaagaatCATAAAGtgaaatttaattattggactcttttttataatatagagAGTTTGAAAGAAGCTAATCTTTGGTATATGAGcgaattttataaattacttgataaaatatgtaaaacaATTACagattatgaaaaaaaccGTGACGAAATTACGAACCTTATTACGAATTCTACCGAATGTTCTAATCaatatatatccatttaTAATGATATTCATAAATGCAGATCATATCGTGATTTGttgaataaattaaaaggtATATATGATGATTTTAGAAATTATGCTATTAAGGAAACTGATTCAAAGATTAATTTAGAAACTAatcttaaaaaatttacaaaaccAGGTGGAGGAGAGATGGACGCGGTGAGAGGttttaaatcatataaattcaATCATTCAAACTGTAAATCCctgcataaaaaaattacaacgTCAAAACCAACGGACCCACCAGGATTACCATCTTCTTCGGAAGAAATACAACCGCCACAACCTTTAAAGCAACTAAAAGATAACCAACGTGAAACATCACAGCCATATCTATCAAAacaagaattaaaaaatgaccAAACAATCTCAGATATACCACCAGAAGGTGTATCAGGTAGTGAACAAGATAATTCAGATAGTGCTCCAGTAGGAAAAGAAAATCAAAGTACGCCAAGGGAACCTTTTAATACTGGATCATTCATTTTTAGGAACTCATTAAAAGGCATAGACCAATTAAATAATggtttaaaattttatgagaaaaaaaaagagcaACTTACAAACGCCAAGGATACTATTAAGAATTTGTATAATACATCTGTAtctaatgtaaaaaaatttttcgaaaaatttagtgatttttttaatgacaTTATTGATAATGTAAGTAaagattataaaaaagtagaAAACCCTCCTGATTCAGGTGATAATCAATCTGGATCAGACGGGACAGGGGATACCCCACCCACACCTAATGGTCCATCATCTCCCAAAAAAGATTCAGAACAAACTCAAAACCCTCCACAAAATTCACCAAGTTTTAcagaacaaaatgaaacagATAAATCGTCTGAGGAGTCATCTGGAAACCAAGATTCTGATCAAAACGATAAAGGACCTCAAAAAACGGTGGAAGGTTCAGTGATTAAGAAAGAAGATCCTGTAAACGAAGTAAAAGGAAATGGAACAATAGGAATagatgatatatttatattcaaagaattcaaaaaaattggaaTTCCAATTAtagttattataatatccATTACTTTAGCTATTATGTACAAg TTTTTGGTATTTGAACGGAgaaagaaattaaaaagaaaaaaaatgaaaaaatctACAAATTTGTTTGGTGTAAATAAAACGACATGA
- a CDS encoding fam-c protein, with protein sequence MNKRIFNLVCIIFYVLLAMSIHCSEQKSDRSKTSGLRSRVIRAIQKIKRSNKKNDIEPQQENQSNNNNKKNRDHEIIDSITYYSDQYKKTRYRHTTCCGLFTEYKYPHTSYYSHSVSD encoded by the exons atgaataaaagaatatttaatttagtTTGTATCATCTTCTATGTCCTTTTGGCGATGTCAATACATTGCTCGGAGCAGAAA AGTGATCGATCTAAGACATCTGGATTAAGAAGTAGGGTCATTCGTGCTatccaaaaaataaagagaagcaacaaaaaaaatgatatagaaCCTCAACAAGAAAACCaatcaaataataacaataaaaaaaatcgtGATCATGAGATAATTGATAGTATTACTTATTACAGTGATCAGTACAAAAAAACGAGGTATCGCCATACAACTTGTTGCGGATTGTTTActgaatataaatatccACATACTTCATATTATTCACATAGTGTAAGTGACTAG
- a CDS encoding PIR protein CIR protein produces MTTKRMCKLLLKGDSYFKGKDADTTKINKDSVIKGYCRDGACKTNEDYINALIAYIIMKFKDTISRKTKYNDYDEYLLMWISDKLFKMYHESQGTNKKIGFVYSITLNQAYVKHLKKHKQRLDYWDILNMQQGLKEVNLKYMSEFYKLLNHICKTIVDYETNGAGSKNLSKNSIGCRHQYRTLYMNIPKCKSYLHLLNKLKGIYDTFRSSAIKRTDLKNKLIKLTLENGNEVETVRGFKSYDFSNEECKFQKKKRTPSKPSNPNSEPASTTKIQRGSPGSQYVSNSTGDQLPNQEDTSKGSDSDQHNPAGQIKEQGGDTPDKPDQPQDGQQEKSGSKQPNSIDVPKNGKEMKTPPANGPSISIKSPNQGESGDPKKMETGDKHSPIPPQIKGQQAESPSSAPSEMPSKELKNDNSQQSHQITDSHIPGGASTPSDSGIKDTSNTKEPQENKQGTIGDDQKDLGGGIGNEMSTPSDPSNPNDNIQTSSTNQGGGSVGSGSGSKGPDNGSAGGSDDNKVSQEGSGGSKSGQGVKDSESGGSGSEPQGSNGERKDTGNDPSNKGGAQGDQGNSVDGPDSGQVTTDNGTKSTNGGQGDKGSQEGSVGGGDKPPTPNGSSPPQKDLNQQNPPQQNSSQTSSETSPKSNEQTQEQRQSQDTFGNQNSDQKSQEEHQKPGVNPVIIPEHPGSEVKGNGITGIDDGYVLNKYKKIVISIIVILIPITLTILYKYLSFGRRKELKKKTNMKKVINSIGGKKQIQIIIKSSSRKKQTKKSINSVYGEKSPSLNIYKIMQADPVPFINLFFLLIFFVYKRKRDFIEL; encoded by the exons ATGACCACCAAAAGAATG TGTAAGTTACTTCTTAAAGGTGATAGTTATTTTAAAGGTAAAGATGCCGATACGACGAAAATTAACAAAGACTCAGTCATCAAAGGATATTGTCGTGATGGTGCTtgtaaaacaaatgaagATTATATTAATGCTTTGAtcgcatatataattatgaaattCAAAGATACAATAAGTAGAAAAACTAAGTATAATGATTatgatgaatatttattgatGTGGATAAgtgataaattatttaagaTGTACCACGAAAGTCAAGgcacaaataaaaaaataggcTTTGTCTATTCTATTACTTTAAATCAGGCTTATGTAAAGCATTTAAAGAAACATAAACAAAGATTGGATTATTgggatattttaaatatgcagCAGGGTTTGAAAGAAGTGAATCTTAAGTATATGAGCGAATTTTATAAGTTACTTAATCACATATGTAAAACAATTGTAGATTATGAAACAAACGGTGCCGGAAGTAAGAATCTTTCTAAAAATTCTATCGGTTGCCGTCATCAATATAGAACCCTTTATATGAACATTCCTAAATGCAAATCATATCTTCATTTattgaataaattaaaaggtATATATGATACTTTTAGAAGTTCTGCTATTAAGAGAactgatttaaaaaataaacttatAAAACTTACACTAGAAAATGGAAACGAGGTGGAAACGGTGCGTGGTTTTAAATCATATGACTTCAGTAATGAAGAATGTAaattccaaaaaaaaaaacgtaCACCCTCCAAACCTTCAAATCCTAATTCAGAACCAGCATCGACTACAAAGATTCAAAGAGGATCACCAGGATCTCAATATGTATCAAATTCTACAGGAGATCAATTACCAAATCAAGAGGATACATCAAAAGGTTCAGATAGTGACCAACATAATCCAGCAGGTCAAATAAAAGAGCAAGGGGGCGATACACCAGATAAACCAGACCAACCACAAGATGGTCAACAGGAAAAATCAGGCTCTAAACAGCCAAATTCAATTGATGTGCCAAAAAATGGTAAAGAAATGAAAACGCCCCCAGCGAATGGCCCCTCGATAAGTATCAAATCGCCAAACCAAGGAGAATCAGGAGatccaaaaaaaatggaaacaGGGGATAAACATAGTCCTATTCCACCACAAATAAAAGGCCAACAAGCAGAATCCCCATCATCTGCACCGTCTGAAATGCCTTCAAAGgagttaaaaaatgataattcgCAACAATCACATCAAATAACAGATTCACATATTCCTGGAGGTGCATCAACCCCCTCAGATAGTGGAATAAAGGATACAAGCAATACCAAAGAGCCTCAAGAGAATAAACAAGGAACTATAGGGGATGACCAAAAAGATTTAGGAGGGGGCATAGGAAATGAAATGAGTACCCCAAGTGATCCAAGCAATCCAAACGACAATATTCAAACTTCAAGCACCAATCAAGGAGGTGGATCAGTAGGTTCGGGTAGTGGATCAAAAGGTCCAGATAATGGATCGGCTGGGGGATCAGATGACAATAAAGTAAGCCAAGAAGGATCGGGAGGGTCGAAAAGTGGACAAGGTGTCAAAGATAGTGAATCAGGAGGTTCAGGCAGTGAACCGCAAGGTTCAAATGGTGAGAGAAAAGATACAGGCAATGATCCATCAAATAAAGGTGGCGCACAAGGTGATCAAGGAAATTCAGTTGATGGACCAGATAGTGGCCAAGTAACTACAGATAATGGGACCAAAAGTACAAATGGTGGGCAAGGTGATAAAGGAAGCCAAGAAGGATCAGTCGGAGGAGGGGATAAGCCACCCACACCTAATGGTTCATCACCCCCCCAAAAAGATTTAAATCAACAAAATCCACCTCAGCAAAATTCATCTCAAACTTCATCAGAAACTTCGCCAAAATCTAACGAACAAACTCAAGAGCAGCGACAGTCTCAGGACACGTTTGGAAACCAAAATTCTGATCAAAAATCTCAAGAAGAACATCAAAAACCGGGGGTAAATCCAGTGATTATACCAGAACATCCTGGAAGTGAAGTAAAAGGAAATGGAATAACAGGAATAGATGATGGATATGTATTAaacaaatacaaaaaaattgtaatttCAATTATAGTTATTCTAATACCCATTACTTTAACTATTCTGTACAAg TATTTGTCATTTGGGCGGAGAAAGGaattgaagaaaaaaacaaacatgAAAAAGGTTATAAATTCAATTGgaggaaaaaaacaaatacaaataattataaaatcatCTAGTCGAAAAAAACAGACTAAAAAATCTATAAATTCCGTTTATGGGGAAAAATCTCcatcattaaatatatacaagaTTATGCAGGCTGATCCTGtaccatttattaatttattttttttgctgattttttttgtttataaaagaaagCGCGATTTCAtagaattataa
- a CDS encoding fam-c protein, with translation MDKRIFSLVCIILYVLLVVSIHCSEQKNDRSKTSDLRSRIIRAIKKINRSNKKNVIKYKHSLQLNNNNNNDFDYEDYTDYYHDDIEDDDQEVGDGCCGCFGC, from the exons atggataaaaGGATATTTAGTTTAGTTTGTATCATCTTGTATGTCCTTTTGGTTGTATCAATACATTGCTCGGAACAGAAA AATGATCGATCTAAGACATCTGACTTAAGAAGTAGAATCATTCGTGCTATCAAGAAAATAAACAGaagtaacaaaaaaaatgttataaaatataagcaCAGCCTCCAAttaaataacaataataataacgaTTTTGATTATGAAGACTATACAGACTACTATCATGATGATATAGAAGACGATGATCAAGAAGTGGGCGATGGTTGTTGTGGTTGTTTTGGTTGTTAA